Within the Candidatus Eisenbacteria bacterium genome, the region AAAGAAACGCGCGCGCCTCCCGGCACGCGCGTTTCGCTTTTGGAAGCCGCCCGGAGCTTCGGATCAAACCTCAGCTAAGAACTTCCCGTTCCTGAAGACGACCTTGCCGTCCGCATGGATCTCTCCGCCCTTCCGCATGTCCTTGATCATGTCCCAATGAAGGGTCGATTGGTTCATGCCTCCGGATTCGGGGATCGAGCGCCCGACCGCCATGTGGATCGAGCCTCCGATCTTCTCGTCGAAGAGAATGCTCCGAGTGAAGCGCGTGATTCCGTAGTTCGTGCCGACGGCCACTTCTCCGACGCGGCGCGCTCCTTCGTCCATGTCGAGGAGGCTCTTCAAGAGATCCTCCCCTTTCGCCGCCTCCGCTTTCACGACCTTCCCCTTCCTGAAGGCGAGCCGGACATCGGTCACCTCGCGCCCCTGATAGATGGCGGGGTACGTGTAGCGGATCGTTCCTTCGACGGAGTCCTCGACCGGACCGGTGAAGATCTCGCCGTCGGGAAGGTTGTGGTGGCCGTCACAATTGATCCACTTGCGTCCTTTCACGGACATGCGGATGTCCGTGTCCTCGCCGACGATCCGAAGATCGCGGATATGGTTGAATCTGCGGACCAGCGCCGCTTGCCGCGCGGAGATCTTCTTCCACTCGGCGATCGGGTCCTTGCGGTCGACGAAGAGCGCGCGATAGACGAAGTCCTCGTACTCCGAGAGCGCCATGTCCGCTTCCTGAGCCTCGGCTTCGACCGGGAACGGCGCGATCATGAAGGTCCATTCCTTCTTCGCCATTCGGGAGAAATAGGTCTCCACGATTCGGCGACGCGCTCTTTGCGCGCGAGCGACCTTCTTCGGGTCAACGCCGCTGTTCCTTCTCGTGTTGCTCTTCGCCCACACGAGAATCCTCGCGCGCGTCATTTCCGCCTCGTGAAGCTCGGAAGGAGAGGTTTGATCGAGCTGGTGCGGGGCCGCCTCCCGAAAAAAGATCTCCTCGGCCCAACCGGGTTGGATTCGCAGGATCGGATGACCGCCCGCCGAGAGAGTCTCCCGATAGAGCTCCTCCGCGAGAGGTTCCCCGACCGGCTCGTACGCGATCACGATCGCGTCTCCCTTCTTCACGCCGATCGAGTAGCGGCAGATGAGGCGGGCGAGGCGCTCCACGCGCGGGTCTTTCATTTCCTTCGTCTCCTTTCGTCGTACGCCCCCGGCTCCGGTCGCTCGGGGGCCGGCGGTTCCTCATCGGAGGGGAACAAGGCCGAGGTTGCGCGAGCCGGGACGGCTCCCGCGAAGAGAAAGCGCGCGCGGCCGGCCGCGAAGAGCGAATGCGAGAGAGCCCCGGAAAGAACTCCGGGGCTCCCATCGCTCTCTCCTCTCGAATCGACCCTCTACTTCCCCGGGCACTGGGAAACGACGCGAGGGTCGATCCCCTTGTTGCCGTACGCCTTGTCGAAGGCCGCGCTGAACTCCTGGGCGAGCTTCCGCGCGCGCGCGTCGTAGGCGTCCTTGTCCTTCCATGTGTTCTTCGCGATGAGCAGCTCCTTCGGAACGCCGGGGACCTCCACCGGTACTTCGATGTGGAAAAGCGGATCGCGTTCGCAGGAAACCTTCGCGAGCTTCCCGGAAAGGGCCGCGTCGACCAGCGCTCGGGTCAGCTTGATGTCCATGCGGGAGCCGACGCCGTACGGACCGCCGCTCCACCCGGTATTGACCAAGTAGACCTGCGTGCCGTGGCGCGCGAGCCTCTCTCCCAGAAGGCGCGCGTAGACATCCGGGTTGCGCGGCATGAAGGGAGCCCCGAAGAAGCGGGAGAAGGTCGAGACCGGATCCTTCACCCCCGTCTCCGTCCCCGCGAGCTTGCTCGTGTATCCCATGAGGAACCAGAGCATCGCTTGGTCCTGGTCGAGTTTCGCGACCGGCGGCAGCACGCCGTTCGCGTCGGCCGCGAGAAAGAGAATCGTCTTCGGATGTCCGCTCACCGGGTTCTTCTTGTAGTTCGTGAGGAAGGTCCGCGGGTAGGAGACCCGGGAATTCGGCGTCAGCCGCTCATCGTCGACGTCGAAGACCCCGCCCGGGTACATCATGCAATTCTCGATCAGCGCTCCGTGCTTGAGCGGGTTCGCCTTGTGGAAAGTAGCCTTCCAGATCTCGGGCTCCTTCTCCTCGCGGAGGTTGATCAGCTTCGCGTAGCAGCCGTTCTCGAAGTTCGCGATTCCGCTGTCGCACCAACCGTGCTCGTCGTCGCCGAGAAGCGCGCGCCTCGGGTCCGCCGAGAGGGTCGTCTTCCCCGTGCCGGACAGACCGAGAAGGAGCGCCGAGTTCCCCTTCTTGTCTTCGTTCGCCGAACAATGCAAGGGAAGAACTTCGATACCCGGAAGCAGATAGTTCATCACGGTGAAGATGAGCTTCTTGCAGCTTCCGCCGTACGCCGATCCGTAGACGAGCCCCACCCTCTTCTCGAAATCCATCGCGACGATCAGGTCCGAGGTCTTGCCGTCCGGGAGCTTGCGGAGCCGGCCCTCGTACTTCTTCGTCTGGATCTTGTCGTACGGAAGCACGAAGAGGAGGAACGGCGTCTTGGCGAACGGGCTCGAGCTCATCTCTTTGTGGAGGGGAAGGAACATGTTGTCCGTGAAGAGCACCGTGGATGCGAAATACGAAACGGTGCGGATGGGAAGCGCGTAGGAAGGATCCGCGCCGACCACGCGGTCGGTGATGTAGATCTGTTTCTTCGCCGCCAGGACCTTGAGACCGTCCTTCCAGAGCATGTCGAAGGTTTCCGGATCGAGGGGAATGCAGTTCGGAGAATCCCAGTCGATATCCGCCTCGATGCCCGGCCGCCTCACGATCACCGTGTCCTTCGGCGCGCGCCCCGTCGACTCGGGCGGAGTCCACGTCGCTAGGGCGCCGTTGGCGGAGACGAGAGCCTCTTTGTTGTCGATGACATGCTGGATGATCTCGCTTCGCTTGAGGTTGCGGCGCACCTTCCTGTGCTTCGCGATTACCTGATTGAGCGTCTTCGCATGATCCATAATCCGAGTCTCCTCTCCCGTCGTCGATGCCTCACGCCCGTGCGGATGAGCCGGTGAACGGTTTGTGCCCGCCTCGATCGAATCGGAGACATTATTCTAGAAGAGCGGGGCCCCGATGGCAACGAAACCGAAAGGAGGTCCGCCCGGCCCCGAGGCCCTGAGACTCCCGCCCGCCGCGGGGGCGCTAACCGGTTGTGCTATCATTCATTAGGAGGTACGATCCGCACGGATTCGAAGGGGGCGGGGTAGGACGCGGCGGTGCCTCTCGGCTCCTCTTGCGTTCCGCCGCGTTCTGTGACATTGCTTTCACGTTCCGCGCGATTCTCCCCGCCGCTTCGTGTATGATTGAGCGACGGCGAGGTTGGGCGCAGCAAGGAGTGATGATGGAAGAAGTCCGCCGAGCCCGATGCCCCCAAGAAAACTCCCGCAACGATCGCGATCCGGGAAGAGTGGTGCAAAGGGTGCGAGTTCTGCGTGAAGTACTGCCCTCGGGATGTGCTCGAGATGAACGGCGTTCTCGCCGTCGCGATTCATCCCGAGCAGTGCACGCGCTGCCAGATCTGCGTATGGGTGTGTCCGGATTTCGCGATCAAGGTGACCTAGGGGAGAACATGACAATCGTGTCGAAAGCGAATGCTGGACCCGCCAAGAGCGCGGTCCGAGTGATGACCGGTAACGAGGCGTGCGCCGAGGCGGCGATCGCGGCCGGCTGTCTGTTCTTCGGCGGCTACCCGATCACGCCTTCCTCAGAGATCGCCGAAGTCCTCTCGAAACTGCTCCCGCGCGTCGGCGGGAAGTTCATCCAGATGGAAGACGAAATCGGCGCGATGGGCGCCGTGATTGGAGCGTCGCTCGCGGGCGCCAAGGCGCTGACGGCGACCAGCGGACCCGGGTTCTCGCTCAAGCAGGAGAACATCGGCTACGCCTGCATGGCCGAGGTCCCATGCGTGATCGTGAACGTCATGCGCGGAGGACCGAGCACGGGACTCCCCACGCTTCCGGCGCAATCGGACGTGATGCAGGCCCGCTGGGGAACGCATGGAGATCACCCGATCATCGCGCTCTGTCCCCGGGGCGTACGCGAGACGTACGATTTCACCGTTCGCTCGTTCAACCTCGCGGAGACGTACCGCACGCCGGTGATCCTCCTCCTCGACGAAATCATCGGCCACGTCAACGAGAAGGTGACTCTCCCCGATCGAATCCGCGTGGTGGAGCGCGTGAAGCCCGGGGCCGACGTGACGGAGTACTTGCCGTATCCGGACACCGATACGGACGTACCGCCGATGGCGAGCTTCGGAGAGGGGCATCGTTTCCACGTGACGGGTCTCGTGCACGACGAAACCGGTTTTCCGACGAACAACCCGGAGAAGATCGAGCACATGCTCCGGCGCCTGAACCGGAAGATCGACCGTCATGCGGACCGGATCATCCAAGTGGAAGAAGATGCGAACGAGAACGCGCGGATCGGCGTCGTCGCTTACGGCTCGACGGCTCGCTCCGCTTCCTACGCGGTCCGCCTCGCTCGCGAGGAGGGCATTCCCGTCTCCATCCTCTCGCTCCTCACGATCTGGCCGTTCCCGGAGAAGCCGATCCGCGAGATGGCGAACCGCGTTTCGGACATCGTGGTTCCCGAGATGAACCTCGGCCAGCTCGCCCATGAAGTGGAATGGGCGGCCTGCGGGAAAGCCCGTGTTCACAGAGTCAACCGCATCGACGGAGAACCGATCCATCCGCAGCACGTTCTTGACGCGATCCGCGCGGCAGCGAGGGGAAAGTGATCGACTTCGAAAAATACCTGCGCATCAAGAAGTTCCCGCTGATCTGGTGCACCGGGTGCGGGAACGGAATCGTTCTCAAGGGAATGCTCGGCGCGATCGACCGGATCGGCCTCGACAAGAACAAGATCACGGTCGTCTCGGGCATCGGCTGCTCGAGCCGAGCGACCGGGTATGTCGACTTCAACACGCTGCACACCACGCACGGCCGCGCGATCGCGTTCGCCACCGGGGTCAAGTTCGCGAACCCGGAGCTCACGGTGCTCGTCGTCACAGGCGACGGCGACGCGACCGCAATCGGCGGGAATCACTTCATCCACGCTGCGCGGCGCAACATCGACATCACGGTGATTCTCTACAACAACTGGATCTACGGAATGACCGGAGGACAGGTCTCGCCCACGACCCCGCACGGCATGCGGGCGACGACTGCCCCGTTCGGCAACCCGGAGGGCTCGTTCGACATCTCCCGCCTGGCGATCGCCGCCGGCGCCTCGTTCGTCGCACGCGGCTCGGTGACGAGTCCCGTCAAGCTGAGCCAGTACATCGAAAAGGGGATCCGGAAGAAGGGATTCGCGCTGATCGAGGCGTTCACTCCGTGCCCCACAGCGTTCGGCCGGCAGAACAAGATGGGGAAGGCGATCGACAATCTTGAATGGATCGAGGAAAGAACGGTCGACGTGAAGAAGGCGGCTGCGCTCAGCCCGGAAGAACTCGAGGACAAGCTGGTAACAGGCATTCTCGTCGACGTGGAAAAAGCGGAATACACGGAGCTCTACGACAAGTTGGTCGAAAACGTGCGGGACAAACCAGTCGACCTGCACGTTCCCGAGCGTGAAGTCGTGCTCGCGAGCATCGCCGTCGCGGGAGGAGAGGAACTATGAGCTTTCGCTGCGAGATGCGTCTGAGCGGCGAGGGGGGCCAAGGTCTCGTGCTCGCTGGGAAGATCCTCGCGGAGGCTGCCGCGATCTACCAGGGTATCAACGCCACCCAGAGCCAGTCGTACGGTCCCGAGGCGCGCGGCGGGGCCAGCCGCTCCGAGATCATCCTGTCCGACGAGGACATCGACTACCCGAAAGCGGTACGGCTCGATCTTCTGCTCGCTCTCACGCAAGAGGCGTGCGACCGATACGTCGTGGACCTCAAACCGTCCGGCGTCCTTCTCGTCGATTCGGACGCGGTGAAGAAGGTGCCCGAAGGTCCGTTCAGGACGTACCGCGCGCCCGTCATCCGGGGGGCGCGGGAGACGATCGGGCGCGAAATAGTCGCGAACATCGTCGCGCTCGGCATCATCACGCGCATCGCCGACGTGATCGATGAAGAATCGGTTCGAGAGGCGATCCTCACGCGAGTGCCGAAGGGGACGGAGGAGATCAACCTGAAGGCGTTCGAGCTGGGGCTTTCCATGGCCGACCGGCTCATCGCCGAGGAAGCCGGAAAGCCCGGCGCGAACTAGCCGCCCGGAACGCGCGCTCTCCCTCCCAGACGACGCGGAGAGTGCGGCACACGCGCGGCTCACCCCAACACGCGGGCGTATCCCGCAGCCCGGACAAGCGGATATGCTGCGCTACTTCCGGCGGCTCGAGGAACGGTCCCAAGAGCTTGGGAACCACCGTCGCAAGCACGTCCACGCCGTCGACAAGCACGGCAGGCTTCTCATCGACCGTTTGGAGGAATCGGGCCTCTTCGATCGCGTTCACCTTCGCCAGCTCGCGCAGGATCCCATCGCCGAAATGGACGCGGTTCTCGAGGCGGGCCGCGACGCCGAGGAGAAGCTCGTCCTCCTCGGAACCTACTACTCGATTCAGTTTCTCCAGATGAACATCCGCTCGATCGACCTCCTGCGATTGGACGCGAGCGGGTCCGATGACCGCACAGGCGTTTGCCGCGACTTCATCCGCGGGGTCGGAGACGACTTCCTCAAGCTGATCAGCGGATACATGACGCGCGTTCTCGACCTCTCGTTCGGAGACGAGCCCCGCCCCGAGTTCATCGTTTGTTCGGTAGGAACGCGCATGCACCAGGACGATGTCGATCTGGGCATCATCGATGACGGAAGCAGGGCGCGCGTCAACCTGAACCGCGCGATCGCGAGGACGGCCCGGGAGATGATGCGCTACGCGAGCGTGCCCGATTTCTATCTCTCCGAGCACGTCGGGGTAGAGAACTACACGGCCTCGATCGACGAGTACCGCCGGCGCCTCGATAAGAAGATACTCGACTTCGTGAGCGTGACGGAGATCCTCTCCGTCTACCCGCTCGTCGGCAGCCAGGAGCTGTTCAACCGCTTCCGGAGACGGATCATCGGCCGGTACTACTACCGGCCTCGCGGCGAGAACCGAGAGCACGAGGGGTATCTCCGCGGGCTGCTGGGGGAGATCGAATCGCTCTTACTCTGGCCGCACGAGCCCGAGCGGATTCACCCCAAGGAAGACCTCCTCCGCTTGGTCGGGGCGATCGTGAGCGCCTACCGATGCGTCTATCGGATCGAGGAGTCGGATCGATGGGAGGCGATGCGGCTTCTCGGGAAGAAGGTGCGCCGCCATCGGGAGGATCTTGCCGAGCTCGAAAAGAACTACACCCACGTCGAGACCTTTCGCCATCTCTACCAGCTGTTCTCCGCGCAGGAGGAGGAGATCGATCTTACCAATCCGGTCGAGCAGAACACCCTCCAGCAGGTCGCTCTCACGATGGGATACGAAGACGTTGGGGTCATCCGCGCGCGCGAGCAGCTTCTCGTTCGGTATTTCCAGCATGTTCGGCGCGGCCGCCAGACCGTTCGATCGCTCGTGCCGCTCTTGTCCGAGCACATCCGGAAGACCTCCGTCTTTTCCACATGGATGCGACCGGACGCCCAGGATGAGGGGGCGGTTCCCAAGAGGAATCTTCCCGTCGGCTTTCTTCGCCACGTGCGCTACTTCCAGGGCATCAAGTATTGGAACGATCTCCTCGAGGCGCTTGAGAATGAACGAGGCGACCTGCTCGATCGGTTCCTTACCGACATGTTCGCTCTCGATGAGTCCCATCGCACGCAAGTCCTGAAGTACTACGCCTCCTGGGGATACGAGACGTTCTATACGCTCGAGCGCCTGCTGGTCGTGTTCGGACGAAATACGCGAAAGCGAGGCGCTCGCGAGGTGTTCGAGGGCTTGAACCGGGCCTTTCTGGACACAATCCAGGGAACGCCGGACGATATTCGGCGCCTCGCGACCGTCTTCGTTCATTACCCCTTCATGACCTACCGCTATCTGACCCTCATGGACGACCGTTCCCTGGCGGAGTTTCACTCCAAGCTCGGAGGGGAAGTCTGGGACGCGCAGGCGGGGCGTTGGCGAGATTGGCTCGTGCGTCTCTGCGAGATCCTCCGCCGATCGAGCCGGTTCTTCCGGAGATCGATCGACCGCGTGTGCGAGAATCATCCTGAGTATCTTCTCTACTTCGGCGACCTCAAGAAGCTCGACCGGATCACGAAGGGGATTCTCGCGGATCTTCTCCGCCTGCCTTCCCACGACCAGCAGAAGAAGGAACTCGGCGCCTACTACGACCTGCAGTTCCTTCGGATCGGTCTCGCCACGCTTCAAGGAATGCCTCTCTCCCAGCTTGACGCGGAATTCACCGAGTTCGCCGACTACTTCCTCGAAATCCTCTTCGATATTTGCAAGGCGGAAGTGGACGCCGAACAGGGGCGGCGTCTTCACACACACGATTTGCTCGCTCTCTTCGTCGCCGGGGGTCATGCGCGCGAGCGGGCACACCAAGACGACTACGATCTCATTGTCCTCCTTAACTCCGATTCGGAAGACGTCCATGAGTACACGAACCAGATCATCACGCGTCTCAACCGGGAGATCAGCCGGAGAGGCATCATGCCGCAATACCACCTGGCCGATCGATTCGGGAGTTTCGTGACGCGTTTCTCTGAACTCGAGAGCTTCCTGCGCGGCGAGGGGAAGACGTCTTACGTCGACATGTCCCAGCTTCTCGGCGCCCGCCAAATCGTCGGGAGCAGCCGCCTGGAAGCGGAATTCAACCGCCGGATCGTCGAAGGCTGCATCTACGAGAACAAAGACATCTACACGATCTCGGTGATCGGTGAGATCGAGTCCCGGAGAAGCTTCATGGGCGAACAATGCGAGGGAACGGAGTTCGACATCAAGGAGTGCCGGGGCGGTCTCAGGGACCTGGAAATGGGAATGCTCCTCTGGAAGGTGATGTACCGGATCCGGGAACCGATCGGAGGGCGCTTCTGGGACGTGCTCGCCGAGAAGTGCCCCGGACAGCGCTGGGAGTTCAAGGAGTTGAAGGAATCGTATCAGTTCCTGAATCGCCTTCGGGACGTCTACCGACTCTCGGTCGCCCCGGTCAACGTGCTGAACCCCGCCTTCATGGGGCGCCCGGCCGAGCTGCTCGGCTATCGTTCCTCCGACGGCCTCACCGCCGGCGAGAAGCTCCTCCGCGACCATGCGAAGCACTCCTCCCGGGTCGCCGAGAGCCTCGATCGGCTCATCCGGGACGCCGTCAAGTTCGAGGGAGGAACCTCTCCTCCAGAAGGCCGTGCCGAAGCCCTCGATCGCTGACGACGAACTTCGGCGCCCCCAGCTTCAGGAGCGCCGCGCGCGCCACCGCCGCTCCCGCGAGAATCACGTCGGCGCGTTCGGGCGGAAGACCCTTGATCTTCTTGCGTTCCTCGACCGAAAGGGGCCGCAAGAGATCGATCTGGCGTTCGAGCTCGACGAGAGCGACCTCGGCCCCTCTCGTACCCGCCGGATCGAAGGGCTCCGTCCGTCTCATGACCGCCGCGATCGTCGCAGCGGTTCCCCCGACGCCGATCGGCGCTTCCGCACAGAGAGGAAGACCAGAAAGAGCGCTTGTCACATGAAGCAAAAGCTCCTCGAGTTCCCGCGCGGCGACCGGATCCGAGCGGAGAAACCGATCGGTCAGAAACCGGACGCCGATCGGAAGGCTGACCGTTCTCTCGATCCGATCGCCGCTGCCGCTCGCGAACTCGACGCTCCCGCCTCCTATGTCGAACACACATGTCTCCCCTTCGGCGCGGCCCAGGATCGAACGGGCTCCGCGGTAGGAGAGCCTCGCCTCTTCTTCGCCGGAGAGGATCTCGATCGAGACGCCGAGAGCGCGCGACCGAGCGAGAAACTCGTCCGCGTTCCCGGCCGTCCTCAGCCCCATCGTTCCGACGACCACGACGCCTCGCGCGCCCCGCTCTCGAGCGGCCTCGAGGAACTCCGCAAGGACACCGAGGGTTCTCTCCGCAGCTTCCTCCCCGATCCGGCCTCGCGCGTGAAGGTCCTTCCCGAGACGCGTGACGGCGACCCGTTCCTCGACGACCTCGATGCCGGCAAGAGAGACACTCGCGATGAGCAGCTTCACCGAGTTCGTCCCGATGTCGATCGCCGCCCGTGTTTCCGATCCGCGTCTCTTGCGGGATTCCTGCATCCCTTCGTTCCCTCCGTTCCGCCCAAAGCGCGGTCAATCCGCAATCAACAAACCGATCAAGGCGGCCGCCGCCACCCAGAGAACTGCATAGTCCATCCCGAGCACCGGAAGGAAGAGAACGCTTCCGGCGAGCGCGCCGGCGCTCCCCCCGATGAGGTCCGCCGCGTAGAGCGTCTCGCCGGACGCACCTCTCCTTTCCGCTGCGCGGCAGAAGATCGCCCCCACGAGAAGAGCCCCGAGAAGAAGCCACGCAAAGAAGACCGGAACCGAACCCGCGACGCCCCATCGGAAGAAGGCGATCGTGAGGAGCGAGTGCGCGGCCAGCAAGAGAAGCAAGATTCGGCCGCCGCCCGGCGCGCGCGCGGCGAGCCTCCCCGCCCAAGGCGAGAGCGCCAGACCTCCCATGAACCCGGCGAGAAGAAGACCGACATCGCGATACAAGACCCCGCTCGCAGTCTGAAACCGAAGAAGGACCGCGAACTCGATCACAACCCCCGCGAAACCGGCAAGCGCGACGAGAAGCGCATCGGCTCGGGGAGACCCGCCGCGCATCCGAAAGAAGACGGCGAAGAGCAAGACGAGAAACGCCCAGATCCAGGCTCCCCCGGGAAGATCGAGATCGGCGAAGGGCCTATGAAAGCGAGAGAGCCAGAGGAGAATCGTGAAGGAGTAGCAGATCGGCCGTCTGTCCGAGTTGACCGGCACGAGAAGCCCGCGCATCTTCTCGTCGATCGAAGCGAAGCGGTCATTCGTATAGAGATAGCGAACGTATGTATCGTTCACGAGTCGAGTTTCGATCGCTCGTTCTCGGAGACGGCGGCCGAGCGCGCCGTGGTCCCGATCGAGGGGCTCGTCGGAGGCGAGAAAGATGTTCGAGGCGCCGGGCAGAACGACGACATCCGAGAACGTCTCTCGCAGGGCTCGGTGGATGCTGGCGTTTCTTCGCGCGAGAAGCGGCGTCCAGAGTTGCTCCGCGGAGGCGAGCCGAAAGGCGAGCACACCCCCGGGCCGAAGGGCGCGCGCGGAATCGCGGAAGAACTCGCGTGTGAAGAACCGGTTCGAAGCGCCTGCACCCGGATCAGGCCCGTCGATAAGAACGGCGTCGTAGCGGCTCGCGGCCCGCCGCACTTCCCGCCTCGGATCGCCGACAAGAAGCCGAACGTCCGGCGCTCCTTCCGAAACTCGCCGATCCTCCGGCAGATGCTTCCGGCCGAGCTCCAATAGGGCGCGGTCCGTTTCCACTACGTCGATCCGATCGGGGCGATGCTTCCGAGCCTCGACCGCCGCGCCGGTCATCGAGCCCCCAACGAGAAGAACTTCTCTCGGAGATTCCCTCTGGATCAGCGCGAGATGGACGAGCTCCTCAGGATTCGTGCTCTCCGTGTCGAACGAGAGCGCGCCGTTTTCGAAGACCGCGATCTGTCCCCCCCTCTCCGTCAGCGTGATCCGGCCGTAGGGGGAGTCGCGGCTCGCGAGAAGCGATGGGAGTTGCCACCGCTGGGTCTTTCGGTCGACGTCGTCGCCCGCGAGAAGAAGCACTCCGAGGAGCGCGCTCCCGCCAACGCGGAAGAGAAGACGAGACGACGCGCCGAGGCGCGGGAAGAACGACGCGACGAAGAGAGCCGAAGACCCGAGGAGAAGCGCGACCGCCGAGGCGGGAGCTCCTGCGGCGAGAAGAAGAACGGACGCGATGCCCCCCGCCACCCCGCCGAGCGACTCGAGCCCATACGCGACCCCGAAGCCTCCGCCGAGAGCGCGCGAGCGCCGCGCGGCTTGAACGAACGATAGCCCGAGGATGAATCCGGCGGGCGCGAGCACGATCGCCAGCACGACGACCTGCTGTTCCAGGGGGAGATAGGCTCCCGGCGTCGCGCGAAGGAGAAGACGCGCGCCCCTGGCGAGCGCGACGGTTGCGGGCAACGCGAGGCCGGCCAGCGCGAGGCACGGCGCCGGCTCCGCGCCGGTCCCGCCCCATCCCCTCCGTCCGGCGAAAGCCCCCGCGCCGGTGCCGATCATCCAGAAAGCGATGGATAGAAGAACGACGAGCTCGCTCCCGAAGAACGCGACCGCCGATTCCCGAATGAGAACGACCTGGGCGAGAATCGAGAAGAACCCGATGAAGATCAGGACGAACTGCATCTCTAGTTATGATCCGGCAGAAACTCGACCGGTGTTTCTCGGCCGGTCGGTCCGGGCGCGGCGGATCGTTTATCGCACGACTTCTTCTTCGTGAAAGACATCCGCTTGAAACACGAAGAGTCGCGCTTCCTTCTTCCAACAGCCGCCCGGAAGACCCGCTTTCGCGCAGAGATGATCGAGCATCTCCTCGCGGCTCCATCCTTGTTCGGGCGCCACCTGCGGGAGAAAGATGGCGGACCTTCCGTCCTTTTCGATCACGACGCCGTCCCGGCCGACCACGATGTCTCCCGGCTTTGCGACTCTCCGCCTCGGCGTGAGAACCGAGATCTCGATTGCGATCTCGCCCCACTCCTCGAGCGTCAGGGGAGCGAAGCGGCGATCGCTGAAGGCCGACTTGAGAGCCGTCTCCGACACGACACGATAGAGAGGCCGATCCTCTCCCATGTGTCCGATGCACCCCCTCAGCTCTCCGTTCTTCTTCAGCGTGACGAAGGCGCCCCTCGCGACGAGGAGCTCCGGATCGTCGGCGCGCGGAAGAGGCGCGGTGCGCGTCCGAAGGTACTGATCGATTGTGCACCGCGCGTGGCGAAGAAGAGCACGCTTCTGATCCGCGCGGAGCGGCGAGCCGTCCCCCTTCGCGCTCGGCCGGTCGAGGCCGGAGAAGTCGGGGGAGGTCACGCCGGTCCCAAACACGACCGCGCCGTACCCGACGACTCGCCCCGGATCTCCGATTGCGGCATCTCCGGAGTTCGCGTAGCTCACGGCGACCCCGTACGGCGCGCCTAGTCTTCTTGCCGCGCGCATGACCACGAGTATCGGCGCTTCGCCGCACGCGGCCGTGGAGAGCCCCGGGATGCCCCGGTTCATCTCGCGGCGGATCGTCGCCCGCACCGAGTCCGGATCGCCCGCGGCGATCGCCCGAAGAACCCTCCCGTCGGTCGTCGCCGCGTCGTCTTGCGCCGGATAGTGGGAGAGATCCGTGCTCGCGACGATCAGCGCTCCCCGATCCGCGGCCGCGTCGGCGAGCGCGTCGCCGAGAGCATCGCAGAGATCCGGATCGGCGCTCCCGACGACGACAGGCACGATCTTCGCCCTCGGG harbors:
- a CDS encoding aminopeptidase, coding for MKDPRVERLARLICRYSIGVKKGDAIVIAYEPVGEPLAEELYRETLSAGGHPILRIQPGWAEEIFFREAAPHQLDQTSPSELHEAEMTRARILVWAKSNTRRNSGVDPKKVARAQRARRRIVETYFSRMAKKEWTFMIAPFPVEAEAQEADMALSEYEDFVYRALFVDRKDPIAEWKKISARQAALVRRFNHIRDLRIVGEDTDIRMSVKGRKWINCDGHHNLPDGEIFTGPVEDSVEGTIRYTYPAIYQGREVTDVRLAFRKGKVVKAEAAKGEDLLKSLLDMDEGARRVGEVAVGTNYGITRFTRSILFDEKIGGSIHMAVGRSIPESGGMNQSTLHWDMIKDMRKGGEIHADGKVVFRNGKFLAEV
- a CDS encoding phosphoenolpyruvate carboxykinase (ATP) produces the protein MDHAKTLNQVIAKHRKVRRNLKRSEIIQHVIDNKEALVSANGALATWTPPESTGRAPKDTVIVRRPGIEADIDWDSPNCIPLDPETFDMLWKDGLKVLAAKKQIYITDRVVGADPSYALPIRTVSYFASTVLFTDNMFLPLHKEMSSSPFAKTPFLLFVLPYDKIQTKKYEGRLRKLPDGKTSDLIVAMDFEKRVGLVYGSAYGGSCKKLIFTVMNYLLPGIEVLPLHCSANEDKKGNSALLLGLSGTGKTTLSADPRRALLGDDEHGWCDSGIANFENGCYAKLINLREEKEPEIWKATFHKANPLKHGALIENCMMYPGGVFDVDDERLTPNSRVSYPRTFLTNYKKNPVSGHPKTILFLAADANGVLPPVAKLDQDQAMLWFLMGYTSKLAGTETGVKDPVSTFSRFFGAPFMPRNPDVYARLLGERLARHGTQVYLVNTGWSGGPYGVGSRMDIKLTRALVDAALSGKLAKVSCERDPLFHIEVPVEVPGVPKELLIAKNTWKDKDAYDARARKLAQEFSAAFDKAYGNKGIDPRVVSQCPGK
- a CDS encoding 4Fe-4S binding protein, giving the protein MAIREEWCKGCEFCVKYCPRDVLEMNGVLAVAIHPEQCTRCQICVWVCPDFAIKVT
- a CDS encoding 2-oxoacid:acceptor oxidoreductase subunit alpha, with protein sequence MTIVSKANAGPAKSAVRVMTGNEACAEAAIAAGCLFFGGYPITPSSEIAEVLSKLLPRVGGKFIQMEDEIGAMGAVIGASLAGAKALTATSGPGFSLKQENIGYACMAEVPCVIVNVMRGGPSTGLPTLPAQSDVMQARWGTHGDHPIIALCPRGVRETYDFTVRSFNLAETYRTPVILLLDEIIGHVNEKVTLPDRIRVVERVKPGADVTEYLPYPDTDTDVPPMASFGEGHRFHVTGLVHDETGFPTNNPEKIEHMLRRLNRKIDRHADRIIQVEEDANENARIGVVAYGSTARSASYAVRLAREEGIPVSILSLLTIWPFPEKPIREMANRVSDIVVPEMNLGQLAHEVEWAACGKARVHRVNRIDGEPIHPQHVLDAIRAAARGK
- a CDS encoding 2-oxoacid:ferredoxin oxidoreductase subunit beta; this encodes MLGAIDRIGLDKNKITVVSGIGCSSRATGYVDFNTLHTTHGRAIAFATGVKFANPELTVLVVTGDGDATAIGGNHFIHAARRNIDITVILYNNWIYGMTGGQVSPTTPHGMRATTAPFGNPEGSFDISRLAIAAGASFVARGSVTSPVKLSQYIEKGIRKKGFALIEAFTPCPTAFGRQNKMGKAIDNLEWIEERTVDVKKAAALSPEELEDKLVTGILVDVEKAEYTELYDKLVENVRDKPVDLHVPEREVVLASIAVAGGEEL
- a CDS encoding 2-oxoacid:acceptor oxidoreductase family protein codes for the protein MSFRCEMRLSGEGGQGLVLAGKILAEAAAIYQGINATQSQSYGPEARGGASRSEIILSDEDIDYPKAVRLDLLLALTQEACDRYVVDLKPSGVLLVDSDAVKKVPEGPFRTYRAPVIRGARETIGREIVANIVALGIITRIADVIDEESVREAILTRVPKGTEEINLKAFELGLSMADRLIAEEAGKPGAN
- a CDS encoding Ppx/GppA family phosphatase, yielding MQESRKRRGSETRAAIDIGTNSVKLLIASVSLAGIEVVEERVAVTRLGKDLHARGRIGEEAAERTLGVLAEFLEAARERGARGVVVVGTMGLRTAGNADEFLARSRALGVSIEILSGEEEARLSYRGARSILGRAEGETCVFDIGGGSVEFASGSGDRIERTVSLPIGVRFLTDRFLRSDPVAARELEELLLHVTSALSGLPLCAEAPIGVGGTAATIAAVMRRTEPFDPAGTRGAEVALVELERQIDLLRPLSVEERKKIKGLPPERADVILAGAAVARAALLKLGAPKFVVSDRGLRHGLLEERFLPRT